The following proteins are co-located in the Gossypium hirsutum isolate 1008001.06 chromosome A02, Gossypium_hirsutum_v2.1, whole genome shotgun sequence genome:
- the LOC121211046 gene encoding uncharacterized protein has protein sequence MDDLDCTPKQKLKGAVSLLHNEAYQRWLTVKEGTQPDCLTWEFFKTSFQSKYVGTNYIDARRLWDYLRGNLGVLIAPQREREFFVLVEKAKIVEDVKHSECQNRDRERDKNKSDAEPSSSVQRLKKRNYRRRHPGECWRRIEACLSCGSLKHRIRECPQQRTPARSAGQIDARQHTLVYVTRRRENRDAPNVITGTFFIFDVPYVALIDVGSTHLYIASTVSETLGIFVESTTSEVTVLSPLGQSVWVSKLYKDVPLDVQGTIFLANLMELPFREFDLILGMDWLVGYRVSLDYASKRIILRTNDDVEVVMIGECRDYLSHLISTLVVKRLVRKWCDVCLAYKSIFDSRDSFVGNIKTVKDFLDIFPEELPGLPPIREVELGIKLLLGTVSVSIALYHMAPKELIKLKAQL, from the exons atggatgatctggactgtaCCCCTAAGCAAAAATTGAAGGGTGCAGTCTCTTTACTTCACAATGAAGCTTATCAGCGGTGGTTGAcagttaaggagggcactcaaccTGATTGtttgacttgggaattctttaagACTTCCTTCCAGAGCAAGTATGTGGGAACTAACTACATCGATGCTCGCAGGC TTTGGGACTATTTAAGGGGTAATCTAGGAGTTTtaatagctccgcagagagagcgcgAGTTTTTTGTTCTGGTCGAGAAGGCGAAGATCGTTGAAGATGTTAAGCACTCGGAATGCCAAAATAGGGATAGGGAAAGAGATAAGAACAAGAGCGATGCGGAGCCCTCAAGTTCTGTGCAAAGGCTTAAGAAAAG AAATTATAGGAGACGCCATCCGGGAGAGTGCTGGAGGAGGATTGAGGCTTGTTTGAGCTGTGGGTCTCTTAAGCAccgtattagagagtgtccaca ACAGAGAACACCGGCCAGAAGTGCTGGTCAGATCGATGCGAGGCAGCATACTTTGGTTTATGTTACACGTCGTCGAGAGAACAGAGATGCTCCTAACGTTATCACCGGTACGTTCTTTATATTTGATGTACCTTACGTGGCTTTGATAGACGTAGGGTCTACTCACTTATACATAGCTAGTACTGTATCTGAAACTTTGGGGATTTTTGTGGAGAGCACTACTAGTGAGGTTACTGTACTGAGCCCGTTGGGGCAGTCTGTTTGGGTTAGTAAACTCTACAAGGATGTTCCTTTAGATGTACAAGGGACTATTTTTCTGGCGAATCTGATGGAGCTTCCGTTTAGGGAGTTCGAtctaattttgggtatggactggttggtggGGTATCGAGTCAGTTTGGACTACGCATCTAAGAGGATCATTCTGAGGACCAATGATGATGTGGAAGTGGTTATGATTGGTGAGTGTCGAGACTATCTGTCACATTTGATCTCCACACTAGTAGTTAAGAGACTGGTTCGAAAATGGTGTGATGTGTGCTTAGCCTACAAAAGTATTTTTGATTCTAGAGACTCTTTTGTTGGGAATATCAAAACAGTAAAGGATTTTCTAGACATCTTTCCTGAGGAATTACCAGGATTACCTCCTATTCGGGAAGTGGAACTTGGGATTAAGCTTCTTTTAGGTACAGTTTCGGTGTCTATTGCCCTCTACCatatggcaccgaaagagcttattaagcttaaggctcaactgtAA
- the LOC107951524 gene encoding dof zinc finger protein DOF1.2, with protein MFILGDQMLQSDPMVPILPIERKWKSNVETAPNCPRCASANTKFCYYNNYSLSQPRYFCKGCRRYWTKGGSLRNVPVGGGCRKSRRGKSRRERVEKRDQISMTDSKNSTSSSDGDSGNQPDIDLALVFAKFLNHNTSFDQPEVDEIATQESPNEENNSQKPVVGSIPESYILQEMPETSQMEAFGLQNLLTGDEMVLHEDLWSDHDVATTTPDLEWQPSVQLQQFESFPEHEQLKISANLMNEDWGSFDLSGFGIFSKPSS; from the coding sequence ATGTTCATACTTGGTGACCAGATGTTGCAGAGTGATCCTATGGTGCCAATATTGCCTATTGAGAGAAAGTGGAAATCCAACGTTGAAACTGCTCCCAATTGTCCACGTTGTGCCTCCGCCAACACCAAATTCTGTTATTACAACAACTATAGTTTGTCACAGCCTAGGTACTTTTGCAAAGGCTGTAGAAGGTATTGGACTAAAGGTGGTTCCCTTAGGAACGTGCCAGTCGGTGGTGGCTGTCGGAAGAGTCGAAGAGGCAAGTCTAGAAGGGAAAGGGTCGAGAAAAGAGATCAAATTTCCATGACTGATAGTAAGAATTCAACTAGTTCTTCTGATGGGGATTCGGGGAACCAACCAGATATTGATCTAGCACTTGTTTTTGCTAAATTCTTGAACCATAATACAAGCTTTGATCAGCCTGAAGTCGATGAGATTGCTACTCAAGAATCACCTAATGAAGAGAATAACAGCCAGAAACCAGTAGTTGGTTCAATTCCGGAGTCTTATATTCTTCAAGAAATGCCGGAAACTAGTCAGATGGAAGCGTTTGGGTTACAAAATTTGTTAACAGGTGATGAAATGGTGCTGCATGAAGATTTGTGGTCGGATCATGATGTTGCTACGACTACACCAGACTTGGAATGGCAACCATCGGTGCAACTGCAACAGTTTGAGTCCTTTCCGGAGCATGAACAGCTAAAAATTTCTGCAAATTTAATGAACGAAGATTGGGGTTCCTTTGATCTTTCTGGGTTTGGAATTTTTTCAAAACCTTCAAGTTGA